In Aedes albopictus strain Foshan chromosome 3, AalbF5, whole genome shotgun sequence, the genomic window cttctaaatgaTTCTCAATGAATTTACTAAAACacttccaccaagggtttctcaagCAAATTTTTCAGGTAAtgcacaaggaatttcttcagaaacaccttgtaggatttctttgggaatttcccagccaacaaattggttCACATTACTTAACTACAACTCTGCTAAGTGATCCATTACTCGATTAAGGGAGATTGTTTAAAATGCACAGATTTGCTCTATTCGTATAAatctggaggccatatacgtacatttcaCTGAAATTATTCTGTCATATACAACTGCAGATGAATTGATCTGTCGCAATATATAACTTCAATTATAACTGTGTTTGGGTACCAATATGATTTCCTTTTtacaaacaataaaaaactaaaaACGAAAACAAATGGATTAGTGAGTCTTGATATTTTGACCAACAGCTTCGCATTCAGATACTCTACCACTACGCCGTTCATTTGATGTTGTAGGAAGCAGATTTTTTGCAAATATAAGTATTTTGCAGACGAGCCAGTAGACACTTGGTGCGGGCGATGAAATCTAAAAACATATAAACACAAGAACTGAGCTTGACTTTGTGGATAATGTCGATTGCGCTGACGTTGGAAGGTGGAGGAGAAGTTAATATTTACGATCTTCCGGGAGAAGAAGAACCTTACCTAAAATCGACACTAATGGAAGTCCACGACACGGCCAGCACGGGCCTGGTTCAGCGTTGAAGTAAAATGAACACCCAGGTAGGAAAACTGAATAACACCTGCATTCTCTTCGATCCATGCCAACATCAAaatattaactttccactgccacCGCAATCAGATTCCCCCCTGTATAATTTCAGATTTacatcctctctcctcttcttggcgtaacgtcctcactgggacaaagcctgcttctcagcttagtgttcaatgagcacttccacagtttttaactgagagcttcctctgccaatgaccattttgcatgtgtatatcgtgtagcaggcacgaagatactctatgcccaaggaagtcaaggaaatttccttttacgaaaagatcctggaccgaccgggaatcgaacccgtcaccctcagcatggtcatgctgaatacccgtgcgtctaccgcctcggctatatgggccctcagatTTACATATATGAACTTATAAACAATCAAACACTATAGATTACTCTATAATCGCAACTACTGCAGAAGAGATTGTAGAAGAATGCTAATATTAAATTACATTGTTGTCCATTTGAAGTTGAAATTATACAAGACGTAAAACATGATCGGACGAAATTGCTGGCTTCGTAAACGATTGCAGTTGATCAGTTATCGCATCTTTTGTAATTTTGAACTTAATCTGTACATAAAAACGATTTGAAATTAACATCCTTATGTGATCTCTGGTTTGCTGGGttacctggagttctttcagatattcctccagggatttggtTAAAGAAAACCTCTAGAGATTACACAAATTCACAAATTCTTTTAAAGATCATTTTAGaattttcacggattctttctgaaacttgtttagaaattgatccagaaatatttccagagactcctttagtagtttatggattttttttttcagaaatgtcagtACGGGATTTCATCACAATTTTTTCAATGGGCTATTTTTCAAAAACTCAACTTGAGCTTTtttaaaatttctacgatttttcCGGCATTTTTATCAAATGctgctccaggaatcccttgtaaaatttttccagggattactaaagaaatttctagaaggctTTTTTGTGATACTGCTGCTGTGgtccctttagaaatatctcctgggattccttcagagattcttctagaaactcttccagacattctttcaagaattttacagaagcactacatgaaattacaaatactggagaaatttttcaaagattccctgaaggaatctctagagttaatccaggagaaacttctggagattctaagatttttgaaaattttctgaagagatatctgaacaaaattctctgaagcaatttcttaagtAAGCTTTaggggagtttctgtaggaatctctagagaatacttgaaggaaatcctgagatggcctctgtagaaattcccagaagagttttatgagaaaaaaaatctgaagtaatctttggaggagtttctggaggaatccctggtgaatacGTGAAGGTgccctggaagctctggaagaattCGCAGAAGAACTTTATGAGAAACTTTGGGAGGAActcaaggaaaaattcttggCGGATTGTctgaaaataatccctgaagagatttctaagggacacttttgagaaatttctgaagaaaactcgggattatctctggaggaatcattgaagtaatttctttgggaatcggACCAGAAACCACAGACaaagttattggaggaattcctaaataaatttctgaaaggattcctggaggatgttcTAAAGCAAacatggaagaactgctggagatattgtaccgacttttcgaaccctgtaagcagaataccctcttcgaatgagtgtaattagttttATACTATTTAATCCGCGGAATTgaataaaaattgaattttattcatagtGTCAAACTGTCTAATATGGGGAACTAAGACGTTTTTTTAATCATAtcccaaaaactaaaaaaaaaaaacatctctttGAAAAGTCATAATTTTGCCTATCCCTTggcctgtcccgattattttaGCTATCCCATGTACCTGGTCAAATCAGCCAGCGATTGTTCCTATGGCTCTGGTTGCtttaatgaagaaaaaaaaactaccgctGAGGTAAAACATACGAAACATTATTATATGTCCACTTACGGACATGGGAAATCCCAAATCACATGTTTCATCAGTTTGATTTCGATCGACCATTAAATTAGGTACCTTTTATTTTCCGGATATATACTGCTCGTAATTGAAAACGGATGATCAGTCATACTTGTGAACTGGTGGCGCCTGTCAGAAGGTATATTCTGTTCAAAAGGAGTGATTTCTTCGAATAAACTAGGTTGAAGTGCTTTGCAATTTTGCAACATCATCGTTTCGGCGTAGAAAATGTCCGTACTGGGATTTTTAGTGTTAGCATCTTTGTTGGGATGCGGTTTTGCACATGTACCATATCACCGGTCAGGTAAGTTAACTGAGAACAagtatttttttataaagtttAGTAACTCGTTAGTTATTCAATGCATGGTTTGATAAACTCTATTGGTAAAGTTATCCCTCAATTGTTGGCTTTTCGGTTGATGTACGTTCAAAGCGGAATAAGTCTATattatccgacgtttcgacccttgattTGGACTTTCTTCAAGGTCGACACTTCAGATGATATAAAATTATTCCGGTTTTTATACACCCGACTGAGAAGCCAACCATTGATGGATTACTTCGCTGATTCCTCGGTCGCAACCAAAACAAACTTTATTAGAAATTCAGAGGCAAACAGAAAGTCGTAGAAAATATAACTGACAAACGAGATCAGAATTTTACAAAATGCAAGCTTTCTCTAATTACGTTTTTTGAAATACATTTTCCAGGTCGTCACTTCTGTGGTCATCATAGGCAACCACATGCCTACCAatgggaagttttgaaagatcatGTTAATAGCTATCAACCCAGATACCACGATAGTTACTACTATAATTACCCTAGTCCTGCCAAATACGTTCATAAACCAGAGCCAAAGCCCCATAAGCAAGAGCCAAAGTCCTATAAGCCAGAGCCAAAGCCCCATATGCCCGATATTAAGCACTGTTCGTCACATGAAGAAGGCCAAAAGTACCTGCAACTGTACCGTCTCATCCGAGTAATTGACCTGTTTAGGGCACCGCCCAAATATCACAAAAAAATCACCTCTCTGGACAAACTGGTGCAACAGTTGACCAAACAATCGCTCCAGGACGAGCTTGTGAAACTGGTTCGTCACGTCGAAGGGTACGAGCAAGTTACTCAACTGGAACATGGTCACCCGGACCATGAAATGTACGTCCTTGTCAATGACGACGCACGGCTGCTACTGACAATCCAAAAGACCCTAAATGCACTGGATTTGGATGATTACGACGACCACTATCATGACCAACAACACCGTGATCATCATTATCAGGATCACCAGTATCGCGATCATCCACATTACGACCAGCGATATCATGACCATCACTACCAAAACCAGTACTATCAGGACCCTCACTATCAGGACGATCACTATCAATACCATAAACATGACGATTATCAGCATCGTGACCACCGTTATGAACAGCAGCACAAGCAGCATCATGGATGCTGCTATCACCACAAAGAACTCTGCTATGAGCTGCGTCAGCTCCGGGATCAGGCAAATTCGTTAAAGTTGTCTCACTTGAAAAAACAACCGATAAAAGGACACGCGTTTCAGTCAAAGAGTTTAGACAATTTGgaccaacagcaacagcagtatCATCAGCAGATCGAAGAACAAATGCTGAACGAATTCGCCGCAGCCATGGAGCGATTCGTTCAGGAGCAGGTGATCGACACCAAATACAATCAGATGTATGGTAAACCTCAGCAAGAACCAGCGCCTTTTATCGATGATGTGATTCATCCGGTTCCTTCGAAGACACCGGAACAAGCAAGTGCACCATGGATAGGTTCCTTTTTTGGAATGGGTAATCACGTGCCAGGGCATCAGCTCAGCGACCCAGCGAAGATGGACAACATCGATGAACAGAAGAGACGTAATGAAGATATTCTCTCAATATTAACCTGACAAACTTACTAATTTTGATTTCCATTTCAACAGAAGAAGCCGAAGATATAGCCGAGGATGCAGCGGAGGCTGCCGAAGGAGAAGCCCGAGAACTTCCAGACGACGATGAGGGGAAACTCGATGGCCCTACTCGATTGGATCTGCTTGCAGATTTGGTTGGCAGTAGGAAGAACGAATCTACGCCGGAGCCGGTTGCCGTGCTTTCTCGGCAAAAGCTGCTCTAACACGGATGGTTCAAAACGATAAAGTTTAAGCTCCTAGTTTTATCAAAAAACTAGTTTTGCGGTTTAAACAACTAATGTTGATACGGTGAAGTGATGTGATTTAAATAATAGCAATATAATAAAGTAGGTTATTAAACATAGGTATGAGTATTTCGTTTGATAAGATATCTGAAATTTGAAATTCCTTGAGCATTTATTTTCCAAAATTATTCACAAAACTATTCAATGGCTATAGACACTGCTAGCTATCCAATACACAAGATTCTTtctttgcacgggtctggtttttgtcgattctcatgaaattttgtacacatgtaggcacgattagtactatccgtgtacaaaatttcatgaaaatcggttgaagattgactgagatatagcaaaaaccagacccgtgcaaaaaaagaatcgggtgtactgtTTGGTAACATTTTTAATGCACATTGTGTGTAGCCAGCTGTAAGTGAAAAGAGTATCACTAAAGCATTACATGTGATTACATGCTCCAAAACATAGTcgaacaaactttaaatgcatttttaaaATAGTGTCACGGCAACAAAATGGATGGATAGCCacaagaccaccaagcccgtattGGACCAAAGTTgcatttttg contains:
- the LOC115255828 gene encoding uncharacterized protein LOC115255828 — encoded protein: MSVLGFLVLASLLGCGFAHVPYHRSGRHFCGHHRQPHAYQWEVLKDHVNSYQPRYHDSYYYNYPSPAKYVHKPEPKPHKQEPKSYKPEPKPHMPDIKHCSSHEEGQKYLQLYRLIRVIDLFRAPPKYHKKITSLDKLVQQLTKQSLQDELVKLVRHVEGYEQVTQLEHGHPDHEMYVLVNDDARLLLTIQKTLNALDLDDYDDHYHDQQHRDHQQHKQHHGCCYHHKELCYELRQLRDQANSLKLSHLKKQPIKGHAFQSKSLDNLDQQQQQYHQQIEEQMLNEFAAAMERFVQEQVIDTKYNQMYGKPQQEPAPFIDDVIHPVPSKTPEQASAPWIGSFFGMGNHVPGHQLSDPAKMDNIDEQKRQEAEDIAEDAAEAAEGEARELPDDDEGKLDGPTRLDLLADLVGSRKNESTPEPVAVLSRQKLL